The Xiphophorus couchianus chromosome 14, X_couchianus-1.0, whole genome shotgun sequence genome includes a region encoding these proteins:
- the LOC114157218 gene encoding histone H2B 1/2-like: MPEPAKSAPKKGSKKAVTKTAAGKGGKKKRRTRKESYAIYVYKVLKQVHPDTGISSKAMSIMNSFVNDIFERIASEASRLAHYNKRSTITSREIQTAVRLLLPGELAKHAVSEGTKAVTKYTSSK; this comes from the coding sequence ATGCCCGAACCCGCCAAGTCCGCGCCCAAGAAGGGCTCCAAGAAAGCGGTCACCAAGACGGCCGCCGGCAAAGGAGgcaagaagaagagaaggaccAGGAAGGAGAGCTACGCCATCTACGTGTACAAGGTGCTGAAGCAGGTCCACCCCGACACCGGGATCTCCTCCAAGGCCATGAGCATCATGAACTCCTTCGTCAACGACATCTTTGAGCGCATCGCCTCCGAGGCCTCCCGTCTGGCTCACTACAACAAGCGATCCACCATCACCTCCAGGGAGATCCAGACCGCTGTGCGCCTCCTGCTGCCCGGTGAGCTGGCCAAGCACGCCGTGTCCGAGGGAACCAAGGCTGTGACCAAATACACCAGCTCCAAGTAA